Proteins encoded by one window of Vitis riparia cultivar Riparia Gloire de Montpellier isolate 1030 chromosome 11, EGFV_Vit.rip_1.0, whole genome shotgun sequence:
- the LOC117925176 gene encoding GDP-fucose transporter 1 isoform X2, which yields MSSTRFDSSKQYYATSSLVVGYALCSSLLAVINKIAITQFNYPGLLTALQYLTSALGVWVLGKLGFLHHDPFTLEIAKKFLPAALVFYLAIFTNTNLLRHANVDTFIVFRSLTPLLVAIADTTFRKQPCPSKLTFMSLLIILGGAVGYVATDSAFTLTAYSWAFAYLVTITSEMVYIKHMVTNLGLNTWGFVFYNNLLSLMMAPVFWVLTGEYADVFAAMRSASGNWMDSSALFAVSLSCVFGLLISFFGFAARKAISATAFTVTGVVNKFLTVAINVLIWDKHASPFGLVCLLLTIVGGVLYQQSVTGAGSAPSQRDPAVSKQTDGENDGDFDDENQAKGISDVK from the coding sequence ATGTCTTCGACTAGATTTGATTCGTCGAAGCAGTACTATGCCACGAGCAGTCTCGTAGTGGGTTACGCGCTGTGTTCAAGCTTGCTTGCTGTGATAAACAAGATTGCCATTACTCAATTCAACTATCCTGGCCTTCTGACTGCATTACAGTATCTAACTTCAGCGTTAGgtgtttgggttttgggaaaaTTGGGGTTTTTGCATCATGATCCGTTCACATTGGAGATCGCAAAGAAATTCTTACCGGCTGCACTTGTTTTCTACCTTGCGATCTTTACGAACACAAATTTGCTTCGCCATGCCAATGTTGATACTTTTATTGTATTTCGGTCTTTGACGCCCCTTCTGGTTGCCATAGCAGATACGACATTTAGGAAACAGCCATGTCCGTCAAAGTTAACTTTCATGTCGCTATTGATCATTTTGGGTGGTGCTGTTGGGTATGTAGCCACGGATTCAGCTTTTACTTTAACCGCGTATTCATGGGCATTTGCATATTTGGTGACAATTACATCGGAGATGGTCTATATCAAGCATATGGTCACAAATCTTGGTTTGAACACTTGGGGTTTTGTGTTTTACAACAATTTGCTGTCTTTGATGATGGCACCGGTGTTCTGGGTTCTTACAGGAGAGTATGCTGATGTGTTTGCTGCTATGAGATCGGCTTCTGGGAACTGGATGGATTCCAGTGCACTTTTTGCAGTTTCATTGTCTTGTGTGTTTGGATTGCTTATAAGCTTCTTCGGGTTTGCAGCTAGGAAGGCAATCTCTGCCACAGCATTTACAGTGACTGGTGTGGTTAATAAGTTTCTTACAGTTGCGATCAATGTGTTGATTTGGGATAAGCATGCTAGTCCATTTGGGTTGGTTTGCCTCCTCCTCACAATTGTGGGGGGTGTTCTTTATCAGCAGTCAGTTACTGGAGCTGGCAGTGCTCCTTCACAGCGTGATCCCGCTGTGTCTAAACAAACTGACGGTGAGAATGATggtgattttgatgatgagaatCAAGCAAAAGGAATATCGG
- the LOC117925176 gene encoding GDP-fucose transporter 1 isoform X1 — translation MSSTRFDSSKQYYATSSLVVGYALCSSLLAVINKIAITQFNYPGLLTALQYLTSALGVWVLGKLGFLHHDPFTLEIAKKFLPAALVFYLAIFTNTNLLRHANVDTFIVFRSLTPLLVAIADTTFRKQPCPSKLTFMSLLIILGGAVGYVATDSAFTLTAYSWAFAYLVTITSEMVYIKHMVTNLGLNTWGFVFYNNLLSLMMAPVFWVLTGEYADVFAAMRSASGNWMDSSALFAVSLSCVFGLLISFFGFAARKAISATAFTVTGVVNKFLTVAINVLIWDKHASPFGLVCLLLTIVGGVLYQQSVTGAGSAPSQRDPAVSKQTDGENDGDFDDENQAKGISGTSKCAKF, via the coding sequence ATGTCTTCGACTAGATTTGATTCGTCGAAGCAGTACTATGCCACGAGCAGTCTCGTAGTGGGTTACGCGCTGTGTTCAAGCTTGCTTGCTGTGATAAACAAGATTGCCATTACTCAATTCAACTATCCTGGCCTTCTGACTGCATTACAGTATCTAACTTCAGCGTTAGgtgtttgggttttgggaaaaTTGGGGTTTTTGCATCATGATCCGTTCACATTGGAGATCGCAAAGAAATTCTTACCGGCTGCACTTGTTTTCTACCTTGCGATCTTTACGAACACAAATTTGCTTCGCCATGCCAATGTTGATACTTTTATTGTATTTCGGTCTTTGACGCCCCTTCTGGTTGCCATAGCAGATACGACATTTAGGAAACAGCCATGTCCGTCAAAGTTAACTTTCATGTCGCTATTGATCATTTTGGGTGGTGCTGTTGGGTATGTAGCCACGGATTCAGCTTTTACTTTAACCGCGTATTCATGGGCATTTGCATATTTGGTGACAATTACATCGGAGATGGTCTATATCAAGCATATGGTCACAAATCTTGGTTTGAACACTTGGGGTTTTGTGTTTTACAACAATTTGCTGTCTTTGATGATGGCACCGGTGTTCTGGGTTCTTACAGGAGAGTATGCTGATGTGTTTGCTGCTATGAGATCGGCTTCTGGGAACTGGATGGATTCCAGTGCACTTTTTGCAGTTTCATTGTCTTGTGTGTTTGGATTGCTTATAAGCTTCTTCGGGTTTGCAGCTAGGAAGGCAATCTCTGCCACAGCATTTACAGTGACTGGTGTGGTTAATAAGTTTCTTACAGTTGCGATCAATGTGTTGATTTGGGATAAGCATGCTAGTCCATTTGGGTTGGTTTGCCTCCTCCTCACAATTGTGGGGGGTGTTCTTTATCAGCAGTCAGTTACTGGAGCTGGCAGTGCTCCTTCACAGCGTGATCCCGCTGTGTCTAAACAAACTGACGGTGAGAATGATggtgattttgatgatgagaatCAAGCAAAAGGAATATCGG
- the LOC117925176 gene encoding GDP-fucose transporter 1 isoform X3 — MSSTRFDSSKQYYATSSLVVGYALCSSLLAVINKIAITQFNYPGLLTALQYLTSALGVWVLGKLGFLHHDPFTLEIAKKFLPAALVFYLAIFTNTNLLRHANVDTFIVFRSLTPLLVAIADTTFRKQPCPSKLTFMSLLIILGGAVGYVATDSAFTLTAYSWAFAYLVTITSEMVYIKHMVTNLGLNTWGFVFYNNLLSLMMAPVFWVLTGEYADVFAAMRSASGNWMDSSALFAVSLSCVFGLLISFFGFAARKAISATAFTVTGVVNKFLTVAINVLIWDKHASPFGLVCLLLTIVGGVLYQQSVTGAGSAPSQRDPAVSKQTDGENDGDFDDENQAKGISVTP; from the coding sequence ATGTCTTCGACTAGATTTGATTCGTCGAAGCAGTACTATGCCACGAGCAGTCTCGTAGTGGGTTACGCGCTGTGTTCAAGCTTGCTTGCTGTGATAAACAAGATTGCCATTACTCAATTCAACTATCCTGGCCTTCTGACTGCATTACAGTATCTAACTTCAGCGTTAGgtgtttgggttttgggaaaaTTGGGGTTTTTGCATCATGATCCGTTCACATTGGAGATCGCAAAGAAATTCTTACCGGCTGCACTTGTTTTCTACCTTGCGATCTTTACGAACACAAATTTGCTTCGCCATGCCAATGTTGATACTTTTATTGTATTTCGGTCTTTGACGCCCCTTCTGGTTGCCATAGCAGATACGACATTTAGGAAACAGCCATGTCCGTCAAAGTTAACTTTCATGTCGCTATTGATCATTTTGGGTGGTGCTGTTGGGTATGTAGCCACGGATTCAGCTTTTACTTTAACCGCGTATTCATGGGCATTTGCATATTTGGTGACAATTACATCGGAGATGGTCTATATCAAGCATATGGTCACAAATCTTGGTTTGAACACTTGGGGTTTTGTGTTTTACAACAATTTGCTGTCTTTGATGATGGCACCGGTGTTCTGGGTTCTTACAGGAGAGTATGCTGATGTGTTTGCTGCTATGAGATCGGCTTCTGGGAACTGGATGGATTCCAGTGCACTTTTTGCAGTTTCATTGTCTTGTGTGTTTGGATTGCTTATAAGCTTCTTCGGGTTTGCAGCTAGGAAGGCAATCTCTGCCACAGCATTTACAGTGACTGGTGTGGTTAATAAGTTTCTTACAGTTGCGATCAATGTGTTGATTTGGGATAAGCATGCTAGTCCATTTGGGTTGGTTTGCCTCCTCCTCACAATTGTGGGGGGTGTTCTTTATCAGCAGTCAGTTACTGGAGCTGGCAGTGCTCCTTCACAGCGTGATCCCGCTGTGTCTAAACAAACTGACGGTGAGAATGATggtgattttgatgatgagaatCAAGCAAAAGGAATATCGG